One stretch of Meleagris gallopavo isolate NT-WF06-2002-E0010 breed Aviagen turkey brand Nicholas breeding stock chromosome 14, Turkey_5.1, whole genome shotgun sequence DNA includes these proteins:
- the EOGT gene encoding EGF domain-specific O-linked N-acetylglucosamine transferase produces MFILLMFGLLLREILANSRDENLTELRSVLEEPMYSYRTVNLPDEHIPYFLHNNRHIAGICKQDSHCPYKKYLKKLKSCWGYEKSCKSDHRFSYPVCDYVESGWANDIETAQQIFWKQADFGYIRERLNEMKTHCKPAVTGDSSLTCSQFLQHCRATNLYIDLRTAKRNHERFKEDFFQKGEIGGHCTLDVKAFLAEGQRKSPLQSWFAELQTFTSLNFRPLDDGKCDIVVEKPTYFMKLDAGVNMYHHFCDFVNLYITQHINNSFSTDVNIVMWDTSSYGYGDLFSETWKAFTDYDIIHLKTFDSKRVCFREAVFSLLPRMRYGLFYNTPLISGCHGTGLFRAFSQHVLHRLNITQEGPKDGKIRVTILARSTDYRKILNQNELVNALKTVSTLEVKVVDYKYKELEFSEQLRITHNSDIFIGMHGAGLTHLLFLPDWAVVFELYNCEDERCYLDLARLRGIHYITWRKRNKVFPQDQGHHPTLGEHPKFTNYSFDVEEFMYLVLLAANHVSQHSKWPFRVKHDEF; encoded by the exons ATGTTCATCTTGCTGATGTTTGGATTGCTACTGCGAGAAATCCTGGCTAATTCCCGAGATGAAAATCTCACTGAGCTCAGAAGCGTTCTGGAAGAGCCCATGTACAGCTACAGGACTGTCAACCTCCCAGATGAGCACATTCCGTACTTCCTGCACAACAATCGGCACATTGCTGGCATCTGCAAGCAGGACTCTCACTGCCCGTATAAA aaatacttgaagaaattaaaatcctGCTGGGGCTATGAGAAATCTTGCAAATCAGATCACAGGTTCAGTTACCCGGTGTGTGATTACGTAGAATCTGGATG GGCGAATGACATCGAGACGGCCCAGCAGATATTCTGGAAACAAGCTGACTTTGGTTACATTCGAGAGAGgctgaatgaaatgaaaacccATTGTAAGCCTGCAGTAACA ggaGATTCATCTCTGACCTGTTCTCAGTTCCTTCAGCATTGCAGAGCAACAAACTTGTACATCGATTTAAGAACTGCAAAGAGAAACCACGAGAG ATTCAAAGAAGACTTTTTCCAGAAGGGAGAAATTGGAGGTCACTGCACCCTTGACGTTAAAGCATTCTTAGCTGAAGGTCAACGCAAGAGCCCTCTGCAATCTTG GTTTGCAGAACTCCAGACGTTTACTTCATTAAACTTCAGGCCCCTGGATGATGGCAAGTGTGATATTGTTGTTGAAAAGCCAACATACTTCATGAAATTGGATGCAG gtgTTAATATGTACCATCACTTCTGTGACTTCGTCAATCTTTATATTACACAGCATATTAATAATTCCTTCAGTACTGATGTCAACATAGTCATGTGGGACACT AGCTCCTATGGCTATGGCGACCTGTTCAGCGAGACGTGGAAGGCATTTACTGACTATGACATAATACACTTGAAAACTTTTGACTCTAAAAGG GTGTGCTTTAGAGAAGCAGTCTTCTCATTACTGCCTCGAATGCGCTATGGCTTGTTTTATAACACACCATTG ATATCTGGCTGCCACGGTACAGGGCTGTTCAGAGCATTTTCTCAGCATGTGTTACACAGATTAAATATCACACAAGAAGGACCCAAG gATGGGAAAATCCGAGTCACAATACTCGCACGCAGTACAGATTATCGGAAAATATTAAACCAGAATGAG CTGGTGAATgctttgaaaacagtgtcaacgTTGGAGGTCAAAGTGGTAGACTACAAATACAA GGAACTTGAATTTTCAGAGCAATTGAGAATTACACATAACTCTGATATATTCATTGGGATGCATGGAGCTGGACTTACCCATTTGCTCTTTCTACCAGACTGGGCTGTTGTTTTTGAACT GTACAACTGTGAGGATGAACGTTGTTACCTGGATTTGGCACGGCTGAGAGGCATTCACTACATCACTTGGcgaaaaagaaataaagtattcCCTCAAGATCAG gGACACCACCCAACGCTGGGAGAGCATCCAAAATTCACAAACTACTCTTTTGATGTGGAAGAATTTATGTACTTGGTGCTTTTGGCTGCAAATCATGTTTCACAGCATTCCAAGTGGCCATTTAGGGTAAAGCACGATGAATTCTAA